ATATATGAATTTACGACAACGCTTTTTTTTACTGTTACCCCTGATGATGCTGGTTTTGGTTTTCATGGCGAGGCCAGTAACTGTACTTGGACAAACGGAGAACACACCGGTCATTCAATTACTGGATTCGTTATCCAATAAAATTCCGGCGCTCAATGAGAACATCGATATCACGGTTAATGCTACCCCGGTGCAGGAATTTTTACGAGGAGTTGCCAACCAAACGGGCCTGAACATCAACATCGATCCGACGCTCAATTTTACGGTCACCAACAATTTCGTTCACGTCAGGGTACGGGATATTTTACAATTCCTGGTTGATAATTATGACATTGATCTTCAGGCGGCAGGCAGTATCATCAATATCCGAAAGAACAAGCACTCGCCGGTACCCCTTTCCGACAGGTTAAAAGTAGAGTTGGATACGCTCTCCCACCATGTCAATATGTCGATTGAGCAGGTTCCGATACAGGACCTGGCCAAAGAAATTACCCGGAAAACAGGCAATAACATTGTTGTGACGCCGGAGCTTAGTAAAAAAGTCATTAGTTCCTATATCCAGAATATGCCCCTGACCGATGCGATGGATAAGCTGGGAATGGAGAACAGTTTTACGGTGACCAAAACGGATGGTGGTTTTTATGTCTGGGAACCCAAAGAGACAAAGAGACCGACAGCCATACGCACTCCGCATCCACCAGGGCGAAATGTCCATTCTGTTGCTGACGGAACCATTGATATTGAGGCGTTAACAAAAGATTCAGTGAAAATACATACGGCCAACGCCTCGTTAGACAAGGTGGTGGAAAAACTGTTTGATGTATGTCATCAACCTTACAAATTGTTGGGACCGTTGACAGCTAAAGTGTCGATTGATTATGATCGCATCTCGTTTGCTTCGCTGATTGATGAATTGTTTGCAGGCACTGATGCGACGTTTAAAATTGTTGACGGTCGTTATTGGATAGGGAAACGGAATATTGATGCTTTACAGGATGTGAAGATGATTCAGCTAAAATACCGTACGGTTGATTCGTTAGTTCAAATTATTCCGTTGCAGCTAAAAACCGGTGTGGAGATAAAGGAGTATCCCGATATCAATAGTATTATTCTCTCGGGTCCGCAGGAACGGGTTAATCGTCTGGCCACGTTTATTCATCAGGTCGATAAGTTGATCCCTGTAATCCTGATTGAAGTATTGATTATCGATAATAAAAACAGCAAAGCGCTGGCCACTGGAATTACCGCTGGTTTATCCGATAAGCCTGTCACGACCAAGGGAACTGTTTTTCCATCGGTTGATATGACCCTGAGTTCGAAAGCGATTAATAATTTGATTGATGGACTGAACGGCTTTGGTTGGGTGAACCTGGGAAAAGTGAAGTCGAACTTTTAT
This Prolixibacter sp. NT017 DNA region includes the following protein-coding sequences:
- a CDS encoding type II secretion system protein GspD — encoded protein: MNLRQRFFLLLPLMMLVLVFMARPVTVLGQTENTPVIQLLDSLSNKIPALNENIDITVNATPVQEFLRGVANQTGLNINIDPTLNFTVTNNFVHVRVRDILQFLVDNYDIDLQAAGSIINIRKNKHSPVPLSDRLKVELDTLSHHVNMSIEQVPIQDLAKEITRKTGNNIVVTPELSKKVISSYIQNMPLTDAMDKLGMENSFTVTKTDGGFYVWEPKETKRPTAIRTPHPPGRNVHSVADGTIDIEALTKDSVKIHTANASLDKVVEKLFDVCHQPYKLLGPLTAKVSIDYDRISFASLIDELFAGTDATFKIVDGRYWIGKRNIDALQDVKMIQLKYRTVDSLVQIIPLQLKTGVEIKEYPDINSIILSGPQERVNRLATFIHQVDKLIPVILIEVLIIDNKNSKALATGITAGLSDKPVTTKGTVFPSVDMTLSSKAINNLIDGLNGFGWVNLGKVKSNFYMTLKALEEDGVIDLRSTPQLSTLNGHKATMSIGNTEYYKEEMNTIYGSINTQSQVATTYKPVNAELALTIRPIVAGNDEVTLDIKVEQSDFTSRISEYAPPGKVSRKFESLIRVKDQEMILLGGLEEKEVKDTRSGLPLLARIPIIRWLFSSRNKSNTKSKLDLFIKPTIIK